CCCGGAAAGCTCTTGAAGATTCTTATCCAGGTATTTATTTAATCTCATATCTTCTATGGCTTTTTCTACAATTTCTTTATCCTCATTCTTAGGTGTTCGGGAAAAACCTAAATGGGGATATCTGCCGTGCATAACCAACTGATAAACCGTTATATTGGGTACAGTTCTTATCTGTGGTAGAAAGGATAGTTTTTTAGCCAGCTCCTTATTTTTAAAACTTTTAATATCTTTACCCCCTATGGTAATTTCCCCACCAAAGGGTTTTAAAATATTAGATGCCGTTCTTAATAAGGTGGTTTTTCCGCAGCCGTTTTTGCCAATTATACTTGTAATATTACCTTCTTTAAAGCTTATATTGATATTCTTAATAATTTCTACTTTATTATAACCTGCAGATATCTTGTCTAATCTAATCATAAAGCTGACCTCTCTTACCTTTTATTAATAGGTATATAAAAAACGGACCTCCTAAGAAAGACAGAATAATTCCTACGGGAATTTCAAAGGGTGCAAATAGTACCCGGGCCAACAAATCACAAAATATAGTAAAAATGCTTCCTAACAGGGCAGATACAGGAAGTAAAACTCGATTATCGTATCCCACAAAAAGCCTTGATACATGAGGAATTATTAAACCCACAAAACCTATTAAACCGGCAAAACTTATGGCACTTCCTGCAAGGACTGCCCCAAGGATTAAGAAGGTAAATCGAAGGGTGGCTACTTTTAAGCCTAAGGATTTGGAAGTATCATCCCCTAAGGCAAGAATATTCATATCGTAACTTAGAACCAATGATATAATAAAGGCCCCAAGAATAAATGTCCCTGCAAAAGCCAGTTTGTCCATTGTTACACCTGAAAAGCCACCTATTAAAAATTCTGTACGGGCTATTATTGCATCGGGTTTTATGGTTAAGATCGTATCGGTTACAAATACCCATAATTAAAAGCAAACATGATAAAGTAATGCAAAATGCAGGTATAATGGCATACATAATAAACATTCACCCCTCTTGAGGGTTTCCTTTCCCCATAGCATATAACATGTTAATTAAATGCTCATAAGCAGATGAGGATATTGAAGGACTACAATAAGCAATACTCCCTTTTAGATTAAGATTTAATAGGTCTTGATATCCATTTATTATTATATCCCCAATAAGATCCGTATTAATCATAAGAACACTGGGTACGTCAGAGAATCTTGTCAGCATTCCTTCATCATTCTTAAATTCATCAAATATAAATTCTTGATTCTTAGAAATATATTCTTCAAATAGATACATTTGCGGCTTCAAGGTGGATAATGATCCTCCCCATAATATATCAGCCACAGGTTCATCCTGTTCTGATTCAATTTGATTAATCAATTCTCCGGTACCTCCGCTTTTGACCCTAACCCATATGCCGGTTCTAGATTCAAATTCTTGAATTAGGGGCCGGAGAAGTTCTATGGGATGAGCACTGTATATTACCAACTCTTCCCCTTGAATTTCATTGTTTTTTATTCTTTTACTTGCATTTGACCTAATTATAAAGAAAGATGTCATAATAACAATTAAAAAAAGTATGATAGCAATACTTGCCTTACCTTTCATAATTATCCTCCGTACTTCTACAGCACATAACTTATATCACATTTAAAAGAACCTGCTTCTTGTTATTTTAGTACCAAATCCTTAAATAACAAGATTAGAGGTTCCCATTAAATCTTAACATATATTATTTTTCTACACTATAAATAAATTAACCTATAAAAGCAGTTTTTTATATAATGGTTTTATAGATTTAGATGATACATTCGACTATCTACAGGTCAATTTCAAGTAATATCGGTGTATGGTCTTGTCTTGGACCTGAATCAATCATTTCAGATTTAATTACTTTTTCGGCTATTCTATCACTGACCAGCCAATAATCAATTCTCCAGCCGGAGTTATTAATCTTGCTGGTTTTGGCCCGCTGAGCCCACCAGGTATAGACCCCTGTTACATCACCGTGAATATAACGGAATGTATCGGTAAAACCTCTGGCCAATAAATTAGTGAACCCTTGACGCTCTTCATCGGTAAAACCGGCAGAACGACGGTTGCTATTGGGATGAGCCAAATCAATTTCCTTATGTGCCACATTAAAATCCCCTGTTGCAATAACCGGTTTTTCTTTATCTAGGCTTTCAAGATAATCGGCATATTTTATATCCCATACTTGACGTTCTTCTAAACGATTAAGGCCATCCCCTGCATTGGGTGTATAAACCTGTGTTAAGTAGAATTTATCAAATTCTAAAGTAATAATCCGTCCTTCAGCATCCATGGTACCAGGTGCTCCTATTATAGGATAAGTAACCGATGGAGTTAAATTATTTTTATACAAAAACATAGTACCTGCATAGCCTTTACGGGCCGGTTCTACTGAACTGTTCCATACTATCTCATAATCAGGAAACTTATCCTTTAAAATTTCTTTATGCTTTTTATTGGGACCGTCGGCAGACAGCTTTGTTTCTTGTAAAGCAATAACTTCCGGCTTATATTCTATAATTGTATCAATTACATTTTGAGATAACTTGGCTCGTTCCGAAGTACCTACTAATGCTGCATTTAATGAATCAATATTCCATGAAATAAACTTCAATATTATTCCTCCTATATCATTTCTTCTTAAATATTCTTCTCATTTTATAGCAAAGCTTCTGCCCATTTGTCTTCCTTAAAGCCTATAAGTATCTCTTCATCATTAACTATTAAGGGCCGTTTAATTAGCATTCCGTTTGAAGATAGCAGTCTTAGTTGCTCTACTTCGCTCATATTAGGCAATTTATCCTTTAAATTCATTTCCCTATATAGAATACCGCTAGTATTAAAAAACTTCTTTAATGGCAAACCGCTTATTTTATACCATTTTTTCAATTCCTCGTAAGTTGGATTATCCTCCACTATGTGGCGATTAGTGTATTCAATCTTATGTTCATCCAACCATTTTTTAGCTTTCTTGCAGGTTGAACATTTTGGATATTCTATAAATAACATTTTAGTTGCCTCCCTTTTTTATTTTCAACATTTCTTTCTCAAATGACCTTAATTCATTGATTATATTTTGATATATATCTAATTTTTCAAATTTGTCCATGGGATCACTTCCTTTTGGATGTAAAACTCCTATAATTATTATCATTGTACCATAGGCTATACTTCAAATAAACATAAATTTCTTTCTCTTTTTTATAACTAGGCAGATATTATTAAGCTTATTTTACCTTGCCCCTATGTAAGGTGAATGCTATAATCAAGTTGTTTATTAGGATAAAATAATAGATAAGGAGCAAGAAGATGAGAATTTTAGCAGAAGATACTATGGCACTAGTAATAGACTTTCAAGAAAAGCTTATGCCGGTAATGTATAAAAACGAAGAGCTTCTTCATAATACTGAATTATTAATAAAAGGTCTTAAGACCCTTAATATCCCCATGGTGGTTACCCAGCAATATACAAAGGGACTTGGTATGACAGTGCCAGAAATCACTAAAATTTTTGGTGATGATTTTACTTATGAAGATAAGGTAGCTTTTAGCTGTATGGATGATGAAACCATATCCAATAAGATAAAGGAAATAGGTAAGAAAAATATTATTATTTGTGGTATTGAAGCACATATTTGCGTACTTCAGACTGTTATTGATTTAATTGAAAAAGGTTTTAATGTTATCTTAGTTGAAGATTGTATAGGCTCAAGAAAACCAAATGATAAAAAAATTGGGGTTAGAAGAGCCACCATGGAAGGTGCAATTATTACCACATATGAAGCCTTACTTTTTGAACTAACAAGAATTGCAAAGGGAGAGGTTTTTAAAACAATATCAAAACTTATTAAATAAGTAAATCTCTTAATTACAATATATTAATTATATAATATTGCAATCATACCGCTTGCCTTTTATAAGGAAGCCCAGTGTGATTGCATTTTTTATGCAACTAATCTTAACATAACTTGTGAATTTAAGTTGGTTTAACTTATATGTTTAATGGTTTATTATATACTTAGGAGGTATGAAAAATATGAATAGTTCGAAGAAAAATATTGCGGCAAATCTTAGGTACTTAAGAAACCGTCATAGTCTATCACAGGAAGAAGTTGCTGAAAAAATCGGAGTTAGCCGTCAATCTGTTGCAAAGTGGGAAAACGGTGATTCTCTCCCTGACATAATAAAATGCGAAGCTTTAGCTGATTTGTATGATGTTTCACTAAATGATTTGGTCCGTTTTGATCCTGAAGAAGAAGGTATGCCTATTCCTCCAAAAAACAAACATTTGTTTGATCTTGTAACCTTGGGAGAAAGAGGACAAATCGTATTGCCAAAGAAGGCTAGGGATACTTTTAATCTTAAACCTGGGGATAGTTTAGTAGTTTTAGGAGACACCAATCCAGGAAGTTCCGGAATTGCCCTTATAGATAGCCAAACCTTTCTTCATATGACCGGACATGTTATAGATAATTTTCTCAAAGAATAAGCAAAGAATAAGGGAGGTAATTGAACATGAATATACTGACCGTAAAAGGACTTACTAAAAGGTATCCAAATTTTTTACTAGAAGATATTAGCTTTGCTGTCCCAGAAGGTAAAATAATGGGGCTTATCGGAAAAAATGGTGCAGGAAAAAGCACAACTTTAAAATCCATACTAAACTTAGTTAATCCTGACCATGGTACTATTGAAATGTTTGGCATGGATTTTAGGAAGAATGAAGAAAGATGTAAACAAGATCTTGGTGTGGTTTTAGGAGGAATTGATTTTTATAATCATAAAAAATTAGCTGATATTACAGCTGTTACAAAAGCTTTCTATAAAAACTGGGATAATCGGGCATATCAAAAATATATAAATGAATTTTCCCTACTGACTCATAAAAAGGTAAAGGAACTTTCCTCAGGTATGAAAGTTAAATATATGTTAGCCTTGGCCTTATCCCATAATGCTAAACTTTTGATTTTAGATGAACCTACAAGTGGTTTAGATCCGGTATCTAGGGATGATATATTAGAGTTATTTCGGCAACTGGTAGAAAGTAAAAATATAAGTATTTTATTCTCTACCCATATCACATCTGATTTAGAAAAATGTGCAGACTATATTACCTATATTAAGGATGGTAAACTCTTAAAAAGTGCCGAAAAATCTGATTTTATTAAATCCTTTCAACATCTTAAAGAAGCAGATGATAAAGCTGACTTATCTTTGGAAGAGATTATGATTAGGACTGAAAGGAGAAGATATAATGTTTAATCTTTTATACAAGGAATTACGTTTAGCCACACACCCTAATTTATATATATTTACCTTGCTTGGAGCCTTAGTAATTGTTCCTGCATATCCTTATGGTATGGTGTTTATATTTGGTTGCTTAGGACCATATATTAGCTTTATGTACGGACGAGAAACCAATGATATATACTACACTTCTTTGTTGCCGGTGAAAAAGAAAG
This genomic interval from Herbinix luporum contains the following:
- a CDS encoding ABC transporter ATP-binding protein, with translation MIRLDKISAGYNKVEIIKNINISFKEGNITSIIGKNGCGKTTLLRTASNILKPFGGEITIGGKDIKSFKNKELAKKLSFLPQIRTVPNITVYQLVMHGRYPHLGFSRTPKNEDKEIVEKAIEDMRLNKYLDKNLQELSGGQRQKVYIAMVLAQDTDIVFLDEPTTYLDVNHQLEILEIVKELKKMGKTIIMVLHDLNNALTYSDQICLMENGEIVIYDSPQAVYESKEIDRIFKVSSQQVEVGEDEKKQYVFYI
- a CDS encoding FecCD family ABC transporter permease, which codes for MLTIKPDAIIARTEFLIGGFSGVTMDKLAFAGTFILGAFIISLVLSYDMNILALGDDTSKSLGLKVATLRFTFLILGAVLAGSAISFAGLIGFVGLIIPHVSRLFVGYDNRVLLPVSALLGSIFTIFCDLLARVLFAPFEIPVGIILSFLGGPFFIYLLIKGKRGQLYD
- a CDS encoding substrate-binding domain-containing protein — translated: MKGKASIAIILFLIVIMTSFFIIRSNASKRIKNNEIQGEELVIYSAHPIELLRPLIQEFESRTGIWVRVKSGGTGELINQIESEQDEPVADILWGGSLSTLKPQMYLFEEYISKNQEFIFDEFKNDEGMLTRFSDVPSVLMINTDLIGDIIINGYQDLLNLNLKGSIAYCSPSISSSAYEHLINMLYAMGKGNPQEG
- a CDS encoding exodeoxyribonuclease III, with the translated sequence MKFISWNIDSLNAALVGTSERAKLSQNVIDTIIEYKPEVIALQETKLSADGPNKKHKEILKDKFPDYEIVWNSSVEPARKGYAGTMFLYKNNLTPSVTYPIIGAPGTMDAEGRIITLEFDKFYLTQVYTPNAGDGLNRLEERQVWDIKYADYLESLDKEKPVIATGDFNVAHKEIDLAHPNSNRRSAGFTDEERQGFTNLLARGFTDTFRYIHGDVTGVYTWWAQRAKTSKINNSGWRIDYWLVSDRIAEKVIKSEMIDSGPRQDHTPILLEIDL
- a CDS encoding arsenate reductase family protein; translated protein: MLFIEYPKCSTCKKAKKWLDEHKIEYTNRHIVEDNPTYEELKKWYKISGLPLKKFFNTSGILYREMNLKDKLPNMSEVEQLRLLSSNGMLIKRPLIVNDEEILIGFKEDKWAEALL
- a CDS encoding hydrolase, whose protein sequence is MRILAEDTMALVIDFQEKLMPVMYKNEELLHNTELLIKGLKTLNIPMVVTQQYTKGLGMTVPEITKIFGDDFTYEDKVAFSCMDDETISNKIKEIGKKNIIICGIEAHICVLQTVIDLIEKGFNVILVEDCIGSRKPNDKKIGVRRATMEGAIITTYEALLFELTRIAKGEVFKTISKLIK
- a CDS encoding helix-turn-helix domain-containing protein, translating into MNSSKKNIAANLRYLRNRHSLSQEEVAEKIGVSRQSVAKWENGDSLPDIIKCEALADLYDVSLNDLVRFDPEEEGMPIPPKNKHLFDLVTLGERGQIVLPKKARDTFNLKPGDSLVVLGDTNPGSSGIALIDSQTFLHMTGHVIDNFLKE
- a CDS encoding ABC transporter ATP-binding protein, which translates into the protein MNILTVKGLTKRYPNFLLEDISFAVPEGKIMGLIGKNGAGKSTTLKSILNLVNPDHGTIEMFGMDFRKNEERCKQDLGVVLGGIDFYNHKKLADITAVTKAFYKNWDNRAYQKYINEFSLLTHKKVKELSSGMKVKYMLALALSHNAKLLILDEPTSGLDPVSRDDILELFRQLVESKNISILFSTHITSDLEKCADYITYIKDGKLLKSAEKSDFIKSFQHLKEADDKADLSLEEIMIRTERRRYNV